The sequence below is a genomic window from Wyeomyia smithii strain HCP4-BCI-WySm-NY-G18 chromosome 1, ASM2978416v1, whole genome shotgun sequence.
TTGAatgaaatattaattgaaaaagttataataaaactaaaGTCATTAGTATTTTAATGTAAGTAATGAATGGTGTCTAacttcccagctggtctcgaggtacgatgctggtctcgTCAGTCGTCGTTAGTTCGAATCTCAGCTCGGGAAAAGACAAATAGTGTCAGCGTTGGATCGTAGTCCACTAGCAGTTGGCAGTGatgtagggtgtcccaaaaaatcgatgttgcaaaagtcaaggtgctcaaccctagattgaaagataatgttatttatggtatttttgtagaacatttagactttataaaaatgtcaatttttgACCGAAATATTCTTTCATATGTGTTCTGGAAGGTTCTATCTAAAAATTGTGGACAAAATTTACTTATTTGCTGAACTAAATCATGCAGAATTTTCAGAAATAACCCTGCaaaggtaaaaaaatatatggaaaatcgTGGGAATCAAACAGAATGGCAAAAAGTTCAAAATAGTTATTTCTTAGCtttataaaatcattttttcataaatctcgGTGTGGGTAAcctgtaaacaatttttttagaaagtcgaaatgttatACTAGTTagggttttgaattttattttcaaacttgCTCAATAGAGTACGCCCATCAACCAGTAGAGCATTGTACTTGGCACTTACACGGAAGTCAACAGAAATGAGGGAACAAAACAGAAAGAAAATGAACGTTCCACCATTATGGCCGTATATGTTCACATTGCAACTTTCACTAGACCAGACACTGGCTGGAATGGCACTTGATATAATTAACGTTATAGGTGTTGGTGTCGTACCCAGCTCCAAATTGCCAAAGTTTGTAATCGCTTTATGAGCACCCGGAGAGTGACGGTTCAGCTTGGAACTAATAGACCGCCTCTGCTGGTGTAGGGGAATTTGCAGAAGATTATCTTTACGTTTGTTACAAGGCTGTCTCTGTATCGATTCCGGGATGGAATCGCCCGGGTCGTTTTCGGTTACTTGAAGACGATTTATTCAACAGGGGCTTTATCTGCAGTGCAGACAAATGAATTGGACATTTTGAGGTACTCAATAACTTCGATCTATAAGCTTGCGTCGCGTAGGTTTAGTGAAGCATATTTTGGTAACGTTGGAGTTGTCCCACCTAAATCATTCGTGCGGCATCTGTGCGAAAAGAATTACGAGATAATTTATTACAATCTAGGAAGACAATACCGGAAAGGTTAggaaaaacaagtttaaaatgcaaaaatggaATTAGGTTCACAATCCTAGTAGTTATCCTAGTGGACGTTGATGATATTGAGTTTAAGACTGCATTTGTGTAGGATGTTTATATTTCACTACAGCAGagtaaacaatatttatttgttttgaggAAGTAACACAACATTGGATGTGGCTTGAATGAACTATACTGGATCACGACGAAATGCGGATTACCCATGCTTCCGTAGCAATTTGCTAGATAAATTATCAGCAACAAATTGAATTCTATTTGagaattgaaaccatattttgtatgactttttttttgctttattatatCAAacgcatttttcgaaaaactagcATAGCGTAAAAATATTAacgcattaaaaaaaaattaaaataggtTTTATTTACTGTTACATCAGTACAACATCACTCACTCACATTTCCCGGTATCACTTACATCACCACCGCTGAAGATAAACACGAAGCACCGATGCAACGTGTTTATCATTCCGAGGATTGTTAATGCCATTAACACCGGGTAGGTTCACAACAAAATAGGATTATTGTTGTATTCTAACTTGACCTGTCACGGGACAGAAGCAGTAGGTACCTCACTTgacagttttttttcgtttttttttattccagaaACACAAGTTGCTAGGGAATATTGAAAGTTACAGTCTCGTTCGCTCCCTGGTAGGACAACTGGCTGTGCCGGTTGTCTGAGTTTCCAGTTCACTGCCGCTATTGGCCTCTACTGGGATGCCGTTGTTGTTTCTGCTCATTGATGCACTGGTGGTAGTAGAAAAAGCAGGAACAGTAATGGAAGTTGTTGTCGTGGTATCCGAGCCTCGTGGCTGCTGACCACTTCCGTCGCTCTCACCGTTGCTGTCTCCAGTGGTTACTGCCCGGTTTCGGGAAGATGATTTATTGTTATTTCGCCTGTGGCAACAGTGGCACATTTTTCTCCACAGCTTCTTCACCGAGCTTCGAAAGCCGTGATGCCACCAGGCGTAGATAAAAGGATTCAGAAGGCTGTTGGTGAACCCAAGAATCGCCAAGGGGCTGGCAATGGCAAACTGTACACTGCGACACAATTCGGCGTTGGTTACTGGGTCACACAGAACATATATTGTACTAGCGATGAAATATGGGGTCCATGTAAGGGCAAAACATCCCGTTGTTAGTAGGACCACCTTAATGGCCTTCCATTTGGTGGGATGTTTACTGGTGATAGCAGCAGGCTGTCCATCATACGTCTTAGAGGGTTGTTTCCTACAACAGCGGAAACATTTCGTTGGTTTTGGGTGCGCTTCGGCCAGTGGCTGCTCCGAGTCTAGATTAGAGTTAGAAGCCGCTGCGTTGCCACCGCGGAACAATCGCAGATTACCTGACATCGCACCCTGCTGATCGCGGCTTGCTTTTTTCAGCTGAGACACCCTACGGAGGGCCTTGTGCAGTATGATACTATATAGAACAATGACGACAATCAACGGTATTATTCCGATTGTGGTGGTCAGAATGACCAGAGCAGGTGGGGCCAGCCGTATGAACCAACAGACACGTCCCTCGTCGGTGTCACCGCGCCATCCAAACGCTGGCAGGAAACCGATGACGAGTCCTACAATTAGATGAATATGGCTCAAGTAGAAATTTATACCAATAGCAAATCAGTTTCAGTGGTGCAATAAAGGGATGGAGTAAGGCATCCTTTTGCGCTGGTACTAACTCACCTAACAACCAGGTGGCGGCGATCAGCAGTTTCGCTCGGCTGGGCGTAATGTAACGCTGATACTGCATTCCATACACGATGTAAAGATATCGGTCGACGGCGATTAAACCAATACTGTAGACGGAGACGAGAGTTGTGGACACAATTAGACCTGTTCGGAGGAAGGTGGTACTGTGATTAGTCAATGACATATTGTAAATTTTACTGAGCAGGCATGTTGCTATTCTGAAGAGAGTGATGTCAAACCGAACCGTAGTGGTTTGGTAGAATAACCTGTGTGAATTTGACTTGAGCATTTGGATATTTGGACAGTTTAACAgacattttcttaatttttttcgagCCAATAATACAATTTGGCAATAACAATTTTAGGTTGCAGTGTTCTCAGATAAGATACATTTGCATTTTAAGAATAATATTACATATTTTGGTAAATGAGCAGgtatattttgattttaaatttgataacttCATCGTGTTCCTAGGAAGTTTTACTCGGCAAACATTTTTCGAACCGAGGTATTATGAACGAAATTTGAGTTACAGCATTTTtgagaaataaagtaaaattttctCTGGTATTTTCCTGCTGTTTGTGCTATCAATTTGGAAGAGTATTTTAAAACAACTGATTTATTTAAATCCACAATAAGTCTTTGTTCGAGACCACAACACCAACTCGATCTCAGCGGGCTAAAAAGTtacaatatttgtttttaatattttagaataaaaaaagaCCTTTCAGGGGccaacttatttttaattttaacttaCTTAACGCAAGGTGgcgaacaaacaaaaaaaaggccCAACCCTGTCTTTCCGTCTGACTCAGGACTAGGGGAGGgggcacagtggtttaaaacgcgaaaaacgtgatcgtcagccttttgagtataaaaataccATTTGAATGctacagtgtattcgacaaagtttttgtaaatAAGGGGGGTGTAAGTTAAGGGTTTCTGTTTCTGAGCTGacattttcttttcagaatttaagCATTGAAAAGCGTCAAAGaatgttgctaattttgttaaaaataaaccttagcatttgcatacactagtgacataacaattattttaggaaaaaaatcaattttttgctattttgtatgttttccaaataatgcacGGTGCCGTAAATATACATGCTATTCGTACTTTTTAATGGTAAATCAAAAATCTTTTCGATTTTGTAcatcttttaagaaaaaaacatgaaaaaacgctgaaaaaaccaaaaaaaaaactaattttttcacccacgcccaagtctttaagagactgcaagaaactagtgaaaccacctgggGAAGCTAGTACTAGACCCCGTCTTCCgagtgaagactgttgtttttgcagcttttcgaaaaatttaattttggaaaagtgcatttttttatctaaaatgtcctaaaccctatgaaaaagttgaaaattttcccaaggcatgttcggcagaatgatgtatttttttaaatatgaaaaaatgtctagaacatagAAGGTCTCTGAAATCACTTCAGAAAAAGtaatttggtatttttcgatttttagaaactttaaggATGTCTGTATtcaaaactacctgtatgtggtcgttTTACAAGAGATAaaaccaaagtgtcttcagcaaagtttttttacataaaattgtctacaactttgctgaagacttcgttttgatttgatgagtaaataagaaaataaaatttttatctcacttttaggtgaattaatcaaaaatttattcacaTCAAAAGGTGCCCCTTAAGATCTTTGTTAAATATACTGcagcatttaaatggcatttttatactcaaaagacTGACGATCGCTTTTTTCGCGTTTTATACCACtgtggagggggggggggggaggggaagGCTCGTGTCGAAagaggcatttgccccctttgtcTCCACCCCTTGAATCCGGGCGTGTCTGCTATAAAAAATgaaggtctgatgttgttttaaagGTTCAGTGAGAATGTCAGAggtatagtggtataaaatatgaattttaacgcaaaaacctttttttaaaacataattgaacataatcagatagctcagtaacaTTTAGAAATAGGTACCTAGTGTTtttagcaaagttttttttgttatgttattggaaaactttgccaaagacggcgattaaattgattttaagagattttta
It includes:
- the LOC129721081 gene encoding 5-hydroxytryptamine receptor 1A-like, with product MNDTLVQVRYFLMLHPVRLESKQMINQQDSSALPEQSSDMLSDSEQTQLLLYDIFIPLLGTLIIVLNLAVVTSSLLLLRKGQQPYTTYLFLGNVAASDLLTGFAVIHGQYAPKEIRGEDNCAILIGLIVSTTLVSVYSIGLIAVDRYLYIVYGMQYQRYITPSRAKLLIAATWLLGLVIGFLPAFGWRGDTDEGRVCWFIRLAPPALVILTTTIGIIPLIVVIVLYSIILHKALRRVSQLKKASRDQQGAMSGNLRLFRGGNAAASNSNLDSEQPLAEAHPKPTKCFRCCRKQPSKTYDGQPAAITSKHPTKWKAIKVVLLTTGCFALTWTPYFIASTIYVLCDPVTNAELCRSVQFAIASPLAILGFTNSLLNPFIYAWWHHGFRSSVKKLWRKMCHCCHRRNNNKSSSRNRAVTTGDSNGESDGSGQQPRGSDTTTTTSITVPAFSTTTSASMSRNNNGIPVEANSGSELETQTTGTASCPTRERTRL